A window from Macaca fascicularis isolate 582-1 chromosome 20, T2T-MFA8v1.1 encodes these proteins:
- the HAGH gene encoding hydroxyacylglutathione hydrolase, mitochondrial isoform X1: MVLGRGLLGRRSLAALGVACARRGLGPALLGVLHHTDLRKNLTVDEGTMKVEVLPALTDNYMYLVIDDETKEAAIVDPVQPQKVVDAARKHGVKLTTVLTTHHHWDHAGGNEKLVKLQSGLKVYGGDDRIGALTHKITHLSTLQVGSLNVKCLATPCHTSGHICYFVSRPGGSEPPAVFTGDTLFVAGCGKFYEGTADEMCKALLEVLGRLPPDTRVYCGHEYTINNLKFARHVEPGNAAIQEKLAWAKEKYSIGEPTVPSTLAEEFTYNPFMRVREKTVQQHARETDPVTTMRAVRKEKDEFKMPRD, encoded by the exons GTCCAGCCCTGCTGGGAGTTCTCCACCACACAGATTTGCGGAAGAATCTGACCGTGGACGAGGGCACCATGAAGGTGGAGGTGCTCCCTGCCCTGACCGACAACTACATGTACCTGGTCATCGATGATGAGACCAAGGAGGCTGCCATCGTGGACCCGGTGCAGCCCCAGAAG GTCGTGGACGCGGCGAGAAAGCATGGGGTGAAACTGACCACAGTGctcaccacccaccaccactg GGACCATGCTGGCGGGAATGAGAAACTGGTCAAGCTGCAGTCGGGACTGAAGGTGTACGGGGGTGACGACCGTATCGGGGCCCTGACGCACAAAATCACCCACCTGTCCACACTGCAG GTGGGGTCTCTCAACGTCAAGTGCCTGGCGACACCATGCCACACTTCAGGACACATCTGTTACTTCGTGAGCAGGCCCGGCGGCTCGGAGCCCCCTGCTGTGTTCACAG GTGATACCTTGTTTGTGGCTGGCTGCGGGAAGTTCTATGAAGGGACTGCGGATGAGATGTGTAAAGCTCTGCTGGAGGTCTTGGGCCGGCTGCCCCCAGACACA AGAGTCTATTGTGGCCACGAGTACACCATCAACAACCTCAAGTTTGCGCGCCACGTGGAGCCCGGCAATGCCGCCATCCAGGAGAAGCTGGCCTGGGCCAAG GAGAAGTACAGCATCGGGGAGCCCACAGTGCCATCCACCCTGGCAGAGGAGTTCACCTACAACCCCTTCATGAGAGTGAG GGAGAAGACGGTGCAGCAGCACGCGCGTGAGACGGACCCAGTGACCACCATGAGGGCCGTGCGCAAGGAGAAGGACGAGTTCAAGATGCCCCGGGACTGA
- the HAGH gene encoding hydroxyacylglutathione hydrolase, mitochondrial isoform X4 has translation MKVEVLPALTDNYMYLVIDDETKEAAIVDPVQPQKVVDAARKHGVKLTTVLTTHHHWDHAGGNEKLVKLQSGLKVYGGDDRIGALTHKITHLSTLQVGSLNVKCLATPCHTSGHICYFVSRPGGSEPPAVFTGDTLFVAGCGKFYEGTADEMCKALLEVLGRLPPDTRVYCGHEYTINNLKFARHVEPGNAAIQEKLAWAKEKYSIGEPTVPSTLAEEFTYNPFMRVREKTVQQHARETDPVTTMRAVRKEKDEFKMPRD, from the exons ATGAAGGTGGAGGTGCTCCCTGCCCTGACCGACAACTACATGTACCTGGTCATCGATGATGAGACCAAGGAGGCTGCCATCGTGGACCCGGTGCAGCCCCAGAAG GTCGTGGACGCGGCGAGAAAGCATGGGGTGAAACTGACCACAGTGctcaccacccaccaccactg GGACCATGCTGGCGGGAATGAGAAACTGGTCAAGCTGCAGTCGGGACTGAAGGTGTACGGGGGTGACGACCGTATCGGGGCCCTGACGCACAAAATCACCCACCTGTCCACACTGCAG GTGGGGTCTCTCAACGTCAAGTGCCTGGCGACACCATGCCACACTTCAGGACACATCTGTTACTTCGTGAGCAGGCCCGGCGGCTCGGAGCCCCCTGCTGTGTTCACAG GTGATACCTTGTTTGTGGCTGGCTGCGGGAAGTTCTATGAAGGGACTGCGGATGAGATGTGTAAAGCTCTGCTGGAGGTCTTGGGCCGGCTGCCCCCAGACACA AGAGTCTATTGTGGCCACGAGTACACCATCAACAACCTCAAGTTTGCGCGCCACGTGGAGCCCGGCAATGCCGCCATCCAGGAGAAGCTGGCCTGGGCCAAG GAGAAGTACAGCATCGGGGAGCCCACAGTGCCATCCACCCTGGCAGAGGAGTTCACCTACAACCCCTTCATGAGAGTGAG GGAGAAGACGGTGCAGCAGCACGCGCGTGAGACGGACCCAGTGACCACCATGAGGGCCGTGCGCAAGGAGAAGGACGAGTTCAAGATGCCCCGGGACTGA
- the HAGH gene encoding hydroxyacylglutathione hydrolase, mitochondrial isoform X2 translates to MVLGRGLLGRRSLAALGVACARRGLGPALLGVLHHTDLRKNLTVDEGTMKVEVLPALTDNYMYLVIDDETKEAAIVDPVQPQKVVDAARKHGVKLTTVLTTHHHWDHAGGNEKLVKLQSGLKVYGGDDRIGALTHKITHLSTLQVGSLNVKCLATPCHTSGHICYFVSRPGGSEPPAVFTGDTLFVAGCGKFYEGTADEMCKALLEVLGRLPPDTRVYCGHEYTINNLKFARHVEPGNAAIQEKLAWAKSRCGTLPQRLLWRPRQLLLCSDLGSLSRGSHEQKHIVLSSLWHSRPRRCW, encoded by the exons GTCCAGCCCTGCTGGGAGTTCTCCACCACACAGATTTGCGGAAGAATCTGACCGTGGACGAGGGCACCATGAAGGTGGAGGTGCTCCCTGCCCTGACCGACAACTACATGTACCTGGTCATCGATGATGAGACCAAGGAGGCTGCCATCGTGGACCCGGTGCAGCCCCAGAAG GTCGTGGACGCGGCGAGAAAGCATGGGGTGAAACTGACCACAGTGctcaccacccaccaccactg GGACCATGCTGGCGGGAATGAGAAACTGGTCAAGCTGCAGTCGGGACTGAAGGTGTACGGGGGTGACGACCGTATCGGGGCCCTGACGCACAAAATCACCCACCTGTCCACACTGCAG GTGGGGTCTCTCAACGTCAAGTGCCTGGCGACACCATGCCACACTTCAGGACACATCTGTTACTTCGTGAGCAGGCCCGGCGGCTCGGAGCCCCCTGCTGTGTTCACAG GTGATACCTTGTTTGTGGCTGGCTGCGGGAAGTTCTATGAAGGGACTGCGGATGAGATGTGTAAAGCTCTGCTGGAGGTCTTGGGCCGGCTGCCCCCAGACACA AGAGTCTATTGTGGCCACGAGTACACCATCAACAACCTCAAGTTTGCGCGCCACGTGGAGCCCGGCAATGCCGCCATCCAGGAGAAGCTGGCCTGGGCCAAG TCCAGATGTGGAACTTTACCCCAAAGGCTCCTGTGGCGTCCCCGCCAGCTGTTGCTCTGCTCTGACCTCGGGTCACTTTCTAGAGGTTCCCATGAACAGAAGCACATTGTTCTGTCGTCTCTGTGGCATTCTCGGCCCCGCCGATGTTGGTGA
- the HAGH gene encoding hydroxyacylglutathione hydrolase, mitochondrial isoform X5, with amino-acid sequence MKVEVLPALTDNYMYLVIDDETKEAAIVDPVQPQKVVDAARKHGVKLTTVLTTHHHWDHAGGNEKLVKLQSGLKVYGGDDRIGALTHKITHLSTLQVGSLNVKCLATPCHTSGHICYFVSRPGGSEPPAVFTGDTLFVAGCGKFYEGTADEMCKALLEVLGRLPPDTRVYCGHEYTINNLKFARHVEPGNAAIQEKLAWAKSRCGTLPQRLLWRPRQLLLCSDLGSLSRGSHEQKHIVLSSLWHSRPRRCW; translated from the exons ATGAAGGTGGAGGTGCTCCCTGCCCTGACCGACAACTACATGTACCTGGTCATCGATGATGAGACCAAGGAGGCTGCCATCGTGGACCCGGTGCAGCCCCAGAAG GTCGTGGACGCGGCGAGAAAGCATGGGGTGAAACTGACCACAGTGctcaccacccaccaccactg GGACCATGCTGGCGGGAATGAGAAACTGGTCAAGCTGCAGTCGGGACTGAAGGTGTACGGGGGTGACGACCGTATCGGGGCCCTGACGCACAAAATCACCCACCTGTCCACACTGCAG GTGGGGTCTCTCAACGTCAAGTGCCTGGCGACACCATGCCACACTTCAGGACACATCTGTTACTTCGTGAGCAGGCCCGGCGGCTCGGAGCCCCCTGCTGTGTTCACAG GTGATACCTTGTTTGTGGCTGGCTGCGGGAAGTTCTATGAAGGGACTGCGGATGAGATGTGTAAAGCTCTGCTGGAGGTCTTGGGCCGGCTGCCCCCAGACACA AGAGTCTATTGTGGCCACGAGTACACCATCAACAACCTCAAGTTTGCGCGCCACGTGGAGCCCGGCAATGCCGCCATCCAGGAGAAGCTGGCCTGGGCCAAG TCCAGATGTGGAACTTTACCCCAAAGGCTCCTGTGGCGTCCCCGCCAGCTGTTGCTCTGCTCTGACCTCGGGTCACTTTCTAGAGGTTCCCATGAACAGAAGCACATTGTTCTGTCGTCTCTGTGGCATTCTCGGCCCCGCCGATGTTGGTGA
- the HAGH gene encoding hydroxyacylglutathione hydrolase, mitochondrial isoform X6 yields MKVEVLPALTDNYMYLVIDDETKEAAIVDPVQPQKVVDAARKHGVKLTTVLTTHHHWDHAGGNEKLVKLQSGLKVYGGDDRIGALTHKITHLSTLQVGSLNVKCLATPCHTSGHICYFVSRPGGSEPPAVFTGDTLFVAGCGKFYEGTADEMCKALLEVLGRLPPDTRVYCGHEYTINNLKFARHVEPGNAAIQEKLAWAKATERGSVSKGLLSP; encoded by the exons ATGAAGGTGGAGGTGCTCCCTGCCCTGACCGACAACTACATGTACCTGGTCATCGATGATGAGACCAAGGAGGCTGCCATCGTGGACCCGGTGCAGCCCCAGAAG GTCGTGGACGCGGCGAGAAAGCATGGGGTGAAACTGACCACAGTGctcaccacccaccaccactg GGACCATGCTGGCGGGAATGAGAAACTGGTCAAGCTGCAGTCGGGACTGAAGGTGTACGGGGGTGACGACCGTATCGGGGCCCTGACGCACAAAATCACCCACCTGTCCACACTGCAG GTGGGGTCTCTCAACGTCAAGTGCCTGGCGACACCATGCCACACTTCAGGACACATCTGTTACTTCGTGAGCAGGCCCGGCGGCTCGGAGCCCCCTGCTGTGTTCACAG GTGATACCTTGTTTGTGGCTGGCTGCGGGAAGTTCTATGAAGGGACTGCGGATGAGATGTGTAAAGCTCTGCTGGAGGTCTTGGGCCGGCTGCCCCCAGACACA AGAGTCTATTGTGGCCACGAGTACACCATCAACAACCTCAAGTTTGCGCGCCACGTGGAGCCCGGCAATGCCGCCATCCAGGAGAAGCTGGCCTGGGCCAAG GCTACAGAACGTGGCTCTGTGTCCAAAGGACTCTTATCTCCGTGA
- the HAGH gene encoding hydroxyacylglutathione hydrolase, mitochondrial isoform X3 translates to MVLGRGLLGRRSLAALGVACARRGLGPALLGVLHHTDLRKNLTVDEGTMKVEVLPALTDNYMYLVIDDETKEAAIVDPVQPQKVVDAARKHGVKLTTVLTTHHHWDHAGGNEKLVKLQSGLKVYGGDDRIGALTHKITHLSTLQVGSLNVKCLATPCHTSGHICYFVSRPGGSEPPAVFTGDTLFVAGCGKFYEGTADEMCKALLEVLGRLPPDTRVYCGHEYTINNLKFARHVEPGNAAIQEKLAWAKATERGSVSKGLLSP, encoded by the exons GTCCAGCCCTGCTGGGAGTTCTCCACCACACAGATTTGCGGAAGAATCTGACCGTGGACGAGGGCACCATGAAGGTGGAGGTGCTCCCTGCCCTGACCGACAACTACATGTACCTGGTCATCGATGATGAGACCAAGGAGGCTGCCATCGTGGACCCGGTGCAGCCCCAGAAG GTCGTGGACGCGGCGAGAAAGCATGGGGTGAAACTGACCACAGTGctcaccacccaccaccactg GGACCATGCTGGCGGGAATGAGAAACTGGTCAAGCTGCAGTCGGGACTGAAGGTGTACGGGGGTGACGACCGTATCGGGGCCCTGACGCACAAAATCACCCACCTGTCCACACTGCAG GTGGGGTCTCTCAACGTCAAGTGCCTGGCGACACCATGCCACACTTCAGGACACATCTGTTACTTCGTGAGCAGGCCCGGCGGCTCGGAGCCCCCTGCTGTGTTCACAG GTGATACCTTGTTTGTGGCTGGCTGCGGGAAGTTCTATGAAGGGACTGCGGATGAGATGTGTAAAGCTCTGCTGGAGGTCTTGGGCCGGCTGCCCCCAGACACA AGAGTCTATTGTGGCCACGAGTACACCATCAACAACCTCAAGTTTGCGCGCCACGTGGAGCCCGGCAATGCCGCCATCCAGGAGAAGCTGGCCTGGGCCAAG GCTACAGAACGTGGCTCTGTGTCCAAAGGACTCTTATCTCCGTGA